From Argopecten irradians isolate NY chromosome 12, Ai_NY, whole genome shotgun sequence, one genomic window encodes:
- the LOC138336063 gene encoding uncharacterized protein, translating into MAAITPDDIWSVEEFDDIFDYADKLEVPLDGLDALDDMKERLLMQLKKNEYGNPKALIAKSLEVSQQEDNHKRLKIGILLDEFEKIITERQYEKGISAIEELLKTEGTVTDLKQELAQHIARMKKGECVFVVAGETSAGKSTLLNLLLGQAILPSFTGSSTSVITRISYGRKMYAEIVYQHNSSPTEKFHDINIEWVHEYLWDRLRIKDEQKRQSQSPIKEIRFQIPCEILKCGLVIVDSPGIGENEAMDSVITGFIQENEIMGYVYVIKSDNSGGVDEDRLLCMLKMVLNKQEMNQKQKLENFDSKSAMFVCNRWDLVKSSEQKEVYTNTVKLLGECWPSLSSSQVIPFKTEYAIKEAECDPDFIPELYRVFLERLRDMYIHAMDHRIEQTYRWMAQVFSRSRHQLQVLLDQVNMSENDRKEKVKEIKDKLNNLESKSAEVLEKLRNELEQTSEDICKEFRPELRKPYSRMNLTKWLPEELPVLGDGGWPIVKTKLRWKIAERLVTLLEEWESEKGLIAAIEESTVITIKSQLHILKDELQEIEHGMNTRETNKKERLRRSLSNPLASRRGSRASLSEQKDRPTPMKLLTRVLHPVQNVIKSSKLAEGIVLARKEKQYRENPVKVAKEQTEKFLTRVLEPDAEEDILREIISNLMDKSMSHLAEIERNIPSLIKSNEMLLDRAVSSQKNTVESMGMYEQLKSSIEGTERRLGHYHKGYISVKNMRDVEICAAEENSHRLSRSFRASDILHSTLLGNSTERTTVECRGGLWTVIRRGKCNECDITMKMYLPSSRVDTTYNEVAKLRFLREDTMALLEGIHYSDAPPPIFVFQDHLYTLSERLSNWPRRSQSNKLTVVKQISDGLCYLHKHRLVHMELCLDTVTVSGDGEVKLTGECLPRNFIQPSETEVVGNFAYLSPNVLRGSTYSKAADMYGLGLLVFELLLGVKAFGSHRNSLLVDFIEKDDPQTLLDPSNDMNRLSQGTADFILRCVHPTQDPEKFPDANDIKQALTCIGQENVKIVRELPGYRLPTEKGER; encoded by the exons attgcaaaatcACTGGAAGTCTCACAGCAAGAGGACAACCATAAGAGGTTAAAAATCGGCATACTTCTCGATGAATTCGAGAAAATAATTACCGAACGTCAGTATGAAAAAGGCATCAGCGCCATAGAAGAACTGTTAAAGACTGAGGGCACCGTAACAGATTTGAAACAGGAGCTGGCACAGCACATAGCAAGGATGAAAAAGGGAGAATGTGTTTTTGTAGTTGCAG GCGAAACATCAGCTGGTAAATCCACTTTGCTGAATCTGCTCCTCGGGCAGGCTATCCTACCGTCATTTACCGGCAGTTCCACATCTGTGATAACGCGAATATCGTACGGAAGGAAGATGTACGCGGAGATTGTCTACCAGCATAACAGCTCCCCAACGGAAAAATTCCATGACATCAACATAGAATGGGTACACGAGTACTTATGGGATCGTCTGCGAATAAAGGACGAACAGAAGCGACAATCCCAGTCTCCCATTAAAGAGATAAGATTCCAGATTCCGTGCGAGATCCTAAAG TGTGGTTTAGTGATCGTTGACTCTCCAGGAATAGGCGAAAACGAGGCTATGGATAGCGTGATTACTGGCTTCATTCAGGAGAACGAAATTATGGGATACGTTTACGTCATCAAATCTGACAATTCTGGAGGAGTGGATGAAGATCGG CTACTCTGCATGCTGAAAATGGTCCTCAACAAGCAAGAGATGAATCAGAAACAAAAACTGGAAAATTTCGATTCCAAGAGCGCCATGTTTGTATGTAACCGATGGGACCTGGTGAAGTCGAGCGAGCAGAAAGAGGTTTACACCAACACCGTGAAACTGCTGGGAGAATGCTGGCCTTCCCTCTCGTCCTCCCAGGTCATCCCCTTCAAGACAGAGTACGCCATCAAGGAGGCTGAATGTGATCCGGACTTCATCCCAGAGTTGTACCGAGTGTTTTTGGAGCGTCTCAGAGACATGTATATCCACGCCATGGACCATAGGATAGAGCAAACCTATAG GTGGATGGCCCAAGTGTTCTCCCGCTCCAGACATCAGCTCCAAGTTCTGCTCGACCAGGTCAACATGTCAGAAAATGACAGGAAGGAAAAGGTGAAAGAGATAAAAGATAAACTTAACAATTTGGAGAGCAAGTCTGCAGAAGTTCTAGAAAAATTAAGAAATGAACTTGAACAAACTTCAGAAGATATATGTAAGGAATTCCGACCTGAGTTGAGGAAGCCTTACTCAAGAATGAATCTAACAAAATGGCTACCGGAAGAACTTCCGGTGCTTGGCGACGGTGGATGGCCGATTGTTAAGACGAAACTGCGATGGAAAATAGCAGAGAGGCTTGTAACCCTGCTAGAGGAATGGGAATCGGAGAAAGGACTGATAGCTGCCATAGAAGAAAGTACCGTTATTACCATCAAATCTCAACTACACATACTGAAAGACGAACTTCAGGAAATTGAGCATGGAATGAATACGAGAGAGACTAACAAAAAAGAAAGGTTACGAAGGTCACTTTCAAATCCACTGGCATCTCGAAGAGGGTCAAGAGCGTCTTTATCGGAACAAAAAGATCGCCCTACCCCCATGAAATTATTAACGCGAGTCCTTCACCCTGTCCAAAACGTCATAAAATCATCAAAGCTGGCTGAGGGAATAGTCCTGGCAAGGAAGGAAAAACAATACAGAGAAAATCCTGTGAAGGTCGCGAAAGAGCAAACAGAGAAATTTCTAACTCGAGTTCTTGAACCAGACGCCGAGGAAGACATTCTTCGAGAAATCATCTCAAACCTGATGGACAAATCCATGTCACATCTTGCTGAGATCGAACGAAATATCCCATCCCTTATCAAATCCAatgagatgttgttagatcgAGCTGTTTCCTCGCAAAAGAATACGGTAGAGAGTATGGGGATGTATGAGCAGCTAAAGTCTAGCATAGAGGGTACAGAACGGCGTCTTGGTCACTATCACAAGGGTTACATCTCTGTCAAGAATATGAGAGACGTTGAGATCTGCGCTGCTGAGGAAAACAGTCACCGATTATCACGATCCTTCAGAGCGTCCGATATCTTACATTCAACGCTCCTAGGCAATTCCACAGAGAGGACAACAGTGGAATGTCGTGGCGGACTTTGGACGGTGATAAGACGGGGAAAGTGTAATGAATGTGATATCACTATGAAGATGTACCTACCTTCATCCCGTGTGGACACAACTTACAATGAGGTGGCCAAGCTCAG aTTTCTGAGAGAAGATACCATGGCACTGTTAGAGGGGATCCACTACTCCGATGCCCCTCCGCCAATCTTCGTCTTCCAGGACCACCTGTACACTCTGTCGGAACGCCTGTCGAACTGGCCGCGTCGCTCCCAAAGCAACAAGTTGACGGTCGTCAAACAAATCTCCGACGGCTTGTGTTATCTCCACAAACACCGGCTGGTGCACATGGAGCTTTGTCTGGATACAGTCACT GTCAGCGGAGACGGAGAAGTAAAGCTAACTGGAGAATGTCTGCCAAGAAATTTCATACAGCCTTCGGAAACGGAAGTGGTCGGAAATTTCGCCTATCTTTCTCCTAACGTTTTGAGAGGCAGTACCTACTCGAAAGCAGCCGACATGTATGGCCTCGGCCTCCTGGTGTTTGAGCTTCTACTCGGTGTGAAGGCGTTCGGATCTCATCGGAATTCATTGCTTGTGGACTTCATAGAAAAAGACGATCCTCAAACGTTGTTGGATCCTTCAAATGATATGAATCGTCTGTCACAGGGTACCGCGGACTTCATATTGCGATGTGTCCATCCGACACAGGACCCTG